One part of the Asterias amurensis chromosome 11, ASM3211899v1 genome encodes these proteins:
- the LOC139943786 gene encoding toll-like receptor 3 — MEVEVPATTYQPPIHMIIMKWSALVVVLVAIVFQTGILPISSSAKDSDEQSVEFPCRIVNATFTDCSYLRLRSIPEGIPISTETLLLSHNKLHPISSSSLAGLVNLRYLDMSYNTISKLERDYFTDQAQLQHLFLSHNQINKIPPDAFMSVSKLKTLDLSDQNNGIKKALSMPQYLEPLNMTLETLLLEKIGIDSAKIGGTLKIRLKVFSLARNSITKLNQDDFKALSGARLERLDLSRNAILSIDTKVFNTILGIDTLNFTQALSQNPPPGRIENISTAIGTKVKKLILRSLTLQSVTSSMFKGLENSTLEELDLSYNRLTTLTNASFGSYLSHLQILQLHNNLIASISETALTGLTSLKTLALFNNLLTEIDPGSFAHNGHLEDLYLNNNSIKHLSSEGSFRGLISLRTLNLSNNGIIQIFTGEEFQDLHELLSLDISNNFLKSGIITLTGNSFKPLSKLKYLRLKKIHLLDISSPSPFAHLVQLHLLDLSNNNMHGLESDTFVTLKSLETLYLDHNHLNNLWYQPKSKKPVLFLRSLVSLRTLDLSFNGFEAVPTGVFNDLVHLKALHLNNNQLSAVSGQVFENLKELQFLALNKNLINVVNQTLLSPVMKTLNILFICGNPFSCGCEQEWFRDWIDDTKIFLGNLSLCQCESPPEWRHKPLLDFNPEVLNCDGKIPLHYWIIIGVGSLVTLVLIIALISNRWKIYYVYLLVKARHHRSRKDEYDRLNDYRFDAFISHSSADDDWVKNKLLPELENGENPFKVCHHERDFEPGQEIIDNIIDSVDHSRRTICVISKSYMESNWCTYERRVTMNKLFVNYKDVLVLIILEDIPDKKMSKYDLIHRAVKKNTYLKWPGEDGRADEKAVFWQRLKTVLGEDRTPENYEALA, encoded by the coding sequence GTCCCCGCCACAACTTACCAACCCCCCATCCATATGATCATCATGAAGTGGTCAGCACTAGTTGTTGTTCTCGTGGCCATTGTCTTTCAGACGGGCATTCTACCCATCAGTAGCTCCGCAAAGGATTCTGATGAGCAGTCCGTCGAGTTTCCTTGCAGGATTGTCAATGCCACTTTCACAGACTGCAGTTACCTGAGACTGAGAAGCATACCCGAAGGGATTCCCATATCAACGGAGACCCTTCTGCTATCCCATAATAAGCTTCATCCAATCAGCAGTAGTTCCTTGGCAGGGCTGGTCAATCTGCGTTATCTTGATATGTCGTATAACACCATCTCAAAGCTCGAGCGTGACTACTTCACAGATCAGGCACAGCTTCAACACCTGTTTCTCTCCCACAACCAGATCAACAAGATCCCGCCCGATGCCTTCATGTCTGTCTCCAAGCTGAAGACATTGGATTTATCGGATCAGAACAATGGCATAAAGAAGGCTCTATCCATGCCTCAATACCTCGAACCCCTTAATATGACACTCGAAACATTGCTACTGGAGAAGATTGGCATAGATTCGGCAAAGATTGGCGGAACTTTGAAAATTAGGCTGAAGGTGTTTAGCTTGGCTAGAAACAGCATCACTAAGTTGAACCAAGATGACTTTAAGGCCTTGTCTGGTGCACGACTTGAAAGACTTGATCTGTCCCGCAATGCCATTCTGTCTATCGACACAAAAGTTTTCAACACAATCCTTGGCATCGACACTTTGAATTTCACTCAAGCTCTCAGCCAGAACCCACCGCCTGGCCGTATAGAAAACATCAGTACAGCCATCGGCACCAAAGTGAAGAAGCTGATTCTTCGATCCCTCACTCTCCAATCCGTCACTTCATCAATGTTTAAAGGTTTGGAAAACTCAACATTGGAGGAGCTGGACCTTTCTTACAATCGCCTGACAACCCTAACCAACGCAAGCTTCGGCTCTTACCTCAGCCACTTGCAAATTCTACAACTCCACAACAACTTGATTGCATCAATCAGTGAGACTGCGTTGACTGGCTTGACCTCCCTGAAAACCCTTGCCCTCTTCAATAATTTACTGACAGAAATAGACCCAGGGTCTTTTGCCCACAATGGGCATCTTGAGGACCTCTACTTGAATAACAATTCTATCAAACATCTCTCCTCTGAGGGTTCTTTTCGAGGATTAATAAGTTTACGAACTCTTAATCTCTCTAACAATGGTATCATTCAGATCTTCACTGGTGAAGAGTTTCAAGATCTCCATGAGCTTCTCAGTCTGGACATCAGCAATAATTTCCTGAAGTCTGGAATTATAACTCTAACTGGAAATTCCTTCAAACCACTTTCAAAACTGAAGTACTTACGTTTGAAAAAGATACACCTTCTTGACATCAGTTCCCCATCCCCATTTGCTCATCTTGTGCAACTTCATCTGTTAGACTTGAGCAACAATAATATGCATGGTCTTGAATCCGATACATTTGTCACCCTCAAATCCTTAGAGACGCTGTACCTTGATCATAACCATCTCAATAACCTGTGGTACCAGCCTAAATCGAAGAAGCCTGTTCTGTTTCTTAGGAGCCTTGTGTCTCTCAGAACACTAGATCTTTCCTTCAATGGGTTTGAGGCAGTTCCGACGGGAGTTTTCAATGATCTGGTTCACCTGAAGGCCTTACATTTGAACAACAATCAACTGTCCGCCGTTTCTGGTCAAGTGTTTGAGAATCTGAAAGAGCTGCAATTTCTTGCCCTGAATAAGAATCTCATCAATGTGGTGAATCAAACCTTGCTGTCGCCGGTCATGAAGACTCTGAATATTCTCTTCATTTGTGGAAATCCCTTTTCCTGTGGGTGCGAGCAAGAGTGGTTTCGTGACTGGATCGACGACACCAAGATCTTTCTGGGTAATTTAAGCTTGTGTCAGTGCGAATCCCCGCCAGAGTGGCGCCACAAGCCCCTTCTGGATTTCAACCCCGAAGTTTTGAACTGTGATGGAAAGATTCCGCTGCATTATTGGATCATAATTGGTGTTGGAAGCCTTGTGACCCTCGTTTTAATCATTGCTTTGATATCTAATCGCTGGAAGATTTACTATGTCTACTTGTTGGTGAAGGCGCGCCATCATCGGTCACGCAAAGATGAGTATGACAGATTGAATGATTACAGGTTCGATGCCTTCATATCTCACAGCAGCGCGGACGATGATTGGGTCAAAAATAAACTGTTACCTGAGCTAGAGAATGGAGAGAATCCATTCAAAGTCTGCCATCACGAGCGTGATTTTGAGCCTGGGCAAGAGATCATTGACAACATCATCGATTCCGTCGACCACAGCAGACGCACCATCTGTGTCATATCGAAGAGCTACATGGAGAGCAACTGGTGCACCTACGAGAGACGGGTCACCATGAATAAATTATTCGTCAACTACAAAGATGTCCTGGTTCTGATCATCTTGGAAGATATTCCAGATAAGAAGATGTCCAAGTACGATCTCATCCACCGGGCCGTCAAGAAGAACACGTACCTGAAGTGGCCGGGAGAGGATGGAAGAGCTGATGAGAAGGCTGTTTTCTGGCAACGCCTGAAGACAGTCTTGGGTGAAGATCGTACACCGGAAAATTATGAGGcgcttgcttaa